The nucleotide window CTGGGGGCTGGCGACTGTCCCCGTTCCAGAGGGACAGTCCCTGGGCTCTCGTCTCCTGCGATCATGACTTCGCCCGGTTCAAGCGGCTACGTTGGGAAAACCCAATAAGCCGCAGGCCGCCTCGGAAGTCGGGAGTTCACCTCTGAGGTGGAGGCGTCAATTGCCGCTCCCCTGCGGCTTGCTCACCGCCTCCATGACCCGGTCGAGATTGAAGCTGCCGGGTTTCTGTCGGGGCGGAAATTCACGAAAGCTCTGAAGCCACTGCCCGACGTACGCCCCCGCCGGAGCCATCACGAACATGCGATCCAGATACCAGCGTTGATACCCCATCGCGTTCTCGTGCTCGGCGCGCTCGAACGGATCCATCCGCAAGTTGGTGAGCAGCGGCGCGCGGACAGGGGTGAAGGGCTCCTGCCAGACCTTGAGTCCTTCAGCGTCCTGGCGCAGGAACGTGATCTTCCAATTCTCATAGCGCAGGGCCGCGACGCTGCCATCATCAGTCCAATAGATAAATTCCTTCCGCGGCCAGGCGACTTGGCCCTTCAGCGCCGGCGCGAGGTCGTACCCGTCGAGGTGCACCTTGTAGGTCCGATCACCGATCTTGCGGCCTTTGAGCAGGTCCTCTTTGGCTGTGGTATCGCCTGCTGCGGCCACGAGCGTCGTCAGCATGTCCTCATGCGCGCAGATCTCGTTGATGACCGTCCCGGGCTTGATGACGCCGGGCCAACGGATCACCGTCGGCACGCGGAAGCCGCCCTCCCATTGCGTGTTTTTCTCGCCGCGAAACATCGTGGTGCCCCCGTCCGGCCAGGTGAACGTTTCCGCTCCGTTGTCCGTGGAATACATGACGATGGTGTGCTCTTCGAGGCCCAGTTCCTTGAGCTTGTCCAGCAATAGGCCGACATGGCCGTCGTGTTCCACCATGCCGTCCGCATAGATGCCGAGCCCCGTCTTGCCGTCGGATTCCTTTTTCAGATGCGTAAAGATGTGCATGCGGGTGGAATTCCACCAGAGGAAGAACGGTTTGTTGGCCTTCTTCGCCCGTTCCATAAAATCGAGGGCCTTGGCGTTCACTTCCTCGTCGATCGTCTCCATACGCTTCCTGGTGAGCGGTCCCGTGTCGGTGACGCGGCCATCAGCGAAGCTGTGGATCACGCCGCGTGGGCCGAACCTTTTTTTGAATTCCGGGTTCTTCGGATAGTCGGAGTTTTCCGGTTCCTCCTCCGCGTTCAGGTGATAGAGGTTTCCGAAAAACTCGTCGAACCCGTGCATGGTCGGCAGCATGTCGTCGCGGTCACCGAGATGATTCTTGCCGAACTGACCCGTCATGTAGCCCTGCGCCCGGAGAAGCGTCGCGATCGTGGGATCCTCCTTCTTCATGCCCTCGGGCGCGCCCGGAAGACCGACCTTGGTGAGACCCGTGCGAATGGGCGACTGCCCGGTGATGAAGGCCGCGCGCCCCGCCGTGCAGGACTGCTGGCCGTACCAGTCGGTGAACAGCGCCCCTTCCCTGGCGAGACGGTCGATATTGGTCGTCCTGTAGCCCATCATCCCGCGGTTATAGGCGCTGACGTTGAACTGGCCGATGTCATCGCCCCAGATCACGAGGATGTTCGGTTTGGCTTGCGGCTGAGCGCTGGCGATGTCCGACATAGCAAGCGACCAGACCAGGACGAAGGCGAACCCTACTCGCAGCACGAAATAAGACACGGTCGATGTGGTCATGATCCCTCCATATCGGTGGACTCCGCTTACACCGGTATACCGAGATTCGTCTATTCGTCGCTCATCGTTCGTGTCACAGTTCACTTCGTCGGCTCTGCTTCTGGAAACACCCAGGCGCCGTTCAATATTTCCGGATGAGGACGATAGAGACGCACGATGTAGTTCCATCCCTTCATGATCGGAAGACAGTTGGCGATTTTGCCGTTACATCCACCGAACTGCACCGCAACTGAACCGTCGAGCCTCTTCTTCGCCGTGATGCTGTTCAACGAGTAGGCCTCGTACTTGTTCGCTTCCATGTACCCCTTCGCGTTGTACACCGCGATCGACCAAAAGCCATCGACCGGCACTTCCCTGACGGTCAATCTGTACACGGCGGTGCCGTCGTTGCGGGTGGGCGTTACGTTGATGTAGGCGGCTTCGGTCTCCGGATTCCCTCCCCATGCGACCGCCGATCCGATCAGATGTCGGAGCGGCGTCACCTGTTCCTTCGTGCCGAACATATGCTTGGAATCGGGAACCGTCGCGCCGAGCACAATCAAGGCATCGCGGATCTTCTTCTGACCGACAGGATCCCATCGCGGGACGTCGAACTTCCCGGCGCCGGCCTGCTCGACCTTGATCGCGTCCTGGAGGGCATGAACCTCCTCCAGATCCGCCGTGTCGGATGGGTCGACCAAGATACGGACCATCGCCAAGACATAGCGCGTGCCCATCTCCTCCCGCGTCAAGGTATAGTTGCCCGGTTTGTAGACGACAAGCGGAGAGAGATGATCTTCCGTGATGACCTGCATCGACATGAAGCGCGTTCCGGCTTCGGGGAGCACGATCGTCACCGGTCCTGCATCAAGATCGAACACCGCGGCCGAATACAGCGTGTCCCGATTCGACCGCACGACCAGTTGCTTGCCGATCGGCGTGAGCTGGCGATTATGCGTGAACCTGCCGAAGCCCTTGTCTTTGACGATGTTGCTAAAATACAAATCCGTCTCGGCGCGAATAAAAGTATCGACGGTCACCGGCACCATCTTTGCTGGAGCGGGCGAAGCGGACTTGGCCCAGGCACCCGACGCCGTCAACAAAACAACGGCCATGGCCAAGCCCACATGCTTCATGGCATTCCGACCGAATCGGATACGGCAGGATTCGACTGAATCTCTCGATGTCATAGAGTTCGCTCCTTTGGTTGTTCCTCGTGGCAATACGGCTCAACACCTGTAGGTAGAGGTAACGGCCCGGTTCTCTGGGGTAGCATGTCCTCCCATCCCTTTGGAACTGTCAAAAGTGACAGCAGCCGCCGAGAGGTCTACCGGACATATTGTCCATCACAATGTACGTCGATCTGTGGTCGTGGTCACCCCTCAGGACCATCAAATCGCCCAGGCCGACGACTACCCGCCATCGATGCTCTGTCACAATCGACAGTAGGCGGCATGCCGGCTCTTATGGTAAATACCGAGCCGATGTGAAACAACCGGAATGTTTGGCTGTACCATTCTGTGCCCGACATGGACCGGATTCTTGATCAGAGCAAGGCGTTGGGCGGGTTCAAGAATGTGGGAAGTATGGAAGAGGCGCACGCGGTGATGTCGAAACTTGGGATGAGTGCAGAACAGACGTCCAAGATGCCGGAAGCTCTCGCCGAATTCATGGGATCCAAGGGAGGTCCCGGCGTTGCAGACCTTCTCAAGAATATCTGGAAGTAACAGGGAGAGACGGCAACGGTCGGCGCCCGCAGCCTATGGGGCCGGCTTCGCCGTTGCCCCTTCCGCTCTCCGAAATTCTCCCCGGTACCGCTCGCCCGTCTCATGATTCGTCGCATCGACGACGAGCACCTCTTGCCCCTTGTGGTCGTACAACGTCAGGGTCAGCGCGCGGCGATCGGTATCACCGATCAATCGGCCGTCTCGTACTTCAAGCGGTCCGCTGCCGACCGCGGCTCTGGTCGACGTTTGACCCGCAAACAGGTAGGTGTTGTTGCCACGGATCATGAGACGTCCTCCTCCCTCCAAGAGCGCGCCGTGCTCCTTTTTGACCGTTCCTTCCCATTCACCGACGACCATCTGCACCTCGGTAATCGGTATCGGTTTCCAGGAGGGGCCTTGGTGCTCGGGGCCGCCCACACAGCCGACCAGCAGCGCCAAAGAAAGAATCCACCAACCTGCTGTTGGTCGATTCGGCATGACGTCGGCCTCCTTCTCCATCGGCACAACCCCGGAAGGCTCGCCTGCCACGATCGCCGCCCGCTATCCGGGTGAGTCGGTCAGGCTTCAGTCGGCCGGTGGCGCCGGGCTCTCCGGTTGTTGTAACCGGTTCACGATGCCCGCTCCGGCGTCACATCACCGATGAAATGAACCCGCCGGCAGGGATCGCCAGGAGCGGACAGGGCGTTCGCCGGAGGATCCGTTCGCTGTGACTCCCGCGCAAGGCGTCCAGAAAACCGTTGCGTCCATCGGTGGTCATGACGATGAGGTCGGCCTTGATCTCCTCCGCCGTCCCGACGATCACGTCGATCACGTCGCCCTGTTTGGTCAGCACGTTCGACGTCCACCCAGGCAACTCGGGAAGGTTCACGGCCGGCATGCTGGTCTTGTCTCCGACATGCAGGAGATTGAATGTGCCGCTCGGAACGTTCAGTCGGCGTGCCAGGCGCGCGGCGGCCTGGATGGCCGGCTGCGGGGGCGGAACAGTCGCGACGGGTATGAGGATGCTGCTCAGCGAGATGGAGCCGTCCGCCAGCGAGATGAATCCCTTCAGACCCTTCGGGATAAACAAGGTCATCAGGCGCGACTTGCGCGCGATCGGTTCGGCGACCGACTTGCTCAGCCACTGAATTTGTTCTTTGCTCTGATCCGTAGCCAGGACGATCAAGTCCGCATTGTGGCTCTTCAAATAGGCCGTCACGGATTCCACGGGGTCGTCATGCCGCGCCTGAATCTTCTTGACGCCGATGCCGAGCTTGGCGACGTCGGACGTCGAGCTGTTGTTCGGGAGGAGCCCCCACCGTTCCAACGTCGCCCGCACACCGGGGAATTCCGTCCAGTCCGACTTCTCCTTCGTGGAGACGTGCAGGATGGTGAGATCGGCCTGGGCGACGAGCGCGGCCTTCAATGCATGCGCAAAGGCCGTTTCGCTGGCGGGAGTAAAATCAGATGGATGAAACACCTGTTGCAGAATCGCTACGTCGTTGGAATCCGCTGCCGGCATGCTTCCTCCTTGTTTCAAGGCCGTCAATGAGCCTACCCCAGTGAACCGACCGTACGATCCAGCTTCGGTCCTAGTCGTTTTGTCGATCGTCCGCCCTGCGCCACAACGGTAAGACAGTGCCCCCTTCCCCACTAGGAGGCAAGGGGGCACTCTCGGTCACGCCTAGTGTTGAGTCCCAGAAGTTCGTTCGTGGCGAGCCTGTCGAACCATGAACGGAACTTCTTGAAAGTGGGCGCCCTTCGACCGGCTCAGGGCGAACGGACTATTACCGGAGCTTACGGGACACCACGCTGGCGGGATGATGAACAAGTCCGCCGGCTGTGTTCTCGCGGCCGCACCGGACGGCGTTTCTAACCATCCCGCGGCCTCTCCGGATGCCTGCTCAGTACACCAGCGGAATCTGTTGGGCCATCTCGAACTTGATCAGGGAGCGGATCTTGGTCTCCATCTGGATATACCGGGCGACCTTTGTGGTCGGAAGGACCTTCTCCAGCTTTTCCGCATAGGTGCGCTTCAACTTGGTTTCCTGCTCTTCGACCGACAGCGCCTCGCCGAGCAGCTTCTTGGCGGTATCGTTCGAGATCGACCCCTTGTTGAAGGCCTCGGCATACTCCATGACGGTCTTGCCAAGCTGCTGGTTTACGCCCTCCAAATCTTTCTGGTACGCCTCATAGATGGGCCAAAACTGCTTGGCTTCCGCGTCCGACAGTTCCATGTTGCTGGCAACCAGCAGTTTCTTGTCCGCCTTGAGCTTCTGCTTCAAGATCTCCATGTTCGTATCCGATTGCCCCTCTGCTGCAAACACCGGAACGGCCGTCAACATGGCCCCAGCCAACACAACCGACATCACCTTGTACATGAGCGAATCCTTTCTGAAATGGGAGTTAAGGAACGATGGGCCGGAACGAGCGACACATCAGTGTCAGACCGTCATCGGACCGACATTACAGTAAACGAGCCATTTACTTATCACACTCTTATCACTTTGACCAAGCCCCAGAAACTGTCAAAAATGACAGGGGGCGGGGCTAAGACGGCTCGCGGCATCCCATAACCAGATTCTTCATTTTTCCCGCGAAATCGGCGATTGTGCCCTTCGCCTGGTCCCAGGGAGAGGGATCGACCCGATAGGTCGGCGCCTTCGCAGTGCCGCCGATGCGTACCGCGAACGGCAGAGCCGCAAAGCCGTCAGGCAACAGCAGCACGGCGGACATGCAGGGGATCTTGAGGTTCTGCCTGAACGTGGGGCCGATCTTGACAAAGACGATTCCATCGAGCGTTCCGTCCGACCCGATTTTCCCGCTTCCCTCAAGTGAGGAGACAGACCCGGTCGCGCCGATCCGATTCACGTGAATGTCGCCCGCCTCCCCACGTACCTCTCCCCGGAATTCGGAGAATCCCATTCGGTTGAATTCTTCGATATGGGTTTCCCTTGCGAGAAAATTCGCAAGCGGCATGCGAGTGAATTGTCCCCCCGTAATGGTGAAGTCGAGCGATCCCTTCATCTGTTCCTCAGGCCGCGTTCCACCCGGAACCATATTGCCGGAGGTTCGAAAGGATCCGACCCCGGTCATGCGCGCCGTCTCGCCCGGTTCGATCGTGTTCAGAATCGTTTCGATGTTCAAGCCCTCGCCCTTGCCCGTCCATTCGAGACGACCCCTCCCCTGCCGGCCGGTCAACGCCATCGTCCCCTCGACCTGTCCGTCGGCCAGACCGGTCGGATCAACCGCCAGATGGATCCGCTCTTCCGTTCCCCGTACCGTCAGCCGGCCGGGACCGATCATGAGACGTCCGTAGGAGACAGTGCCGATCGAGAGCGCGCCGTCGAGGTGCTTGAATAAGATCGGCGCAACGGACTGTGTACCGGGAGGCTGCTTCGAGAGCAGCGCGGCATACCAGGCCGCATCCAAGGAAGCCACCTTTCCTTCGAATTCGGCTGCCGATTGTTTCCCAAAGCTGAAGCGACCGCTCACTGCCGCGTGATCAGTCGTGCCGTGGGGTCGATCGGCCGTCAGCGTCAGCTTGGAGAGGGCCAGCGTCGCCTCGTGCCAGCTCACGTCCTGCTCGAGCCGAACGGTGGCTTCACCAGGGCCTCCGTCTTTTCGAGAGACGCGTACCGGCCCGATGGTTTCCTCTCCGCTCACGGTCACGTTCCCATTCCGCATATCCAGCGCGGCTCTCAAATCGGCGTTCAGCGCGACGGGACCGGCATGACGCCCCGGCAGCGCTCCGTACAGGTCGAGGCCTGGCCCACAGTCCAGATTCTTGACGACGATGCGGGCCGTCGCTTCGGCCTCAGATGCCACAATCGGCCAGTGCCCCCACACCGTCATCGTGCCCGCCGCCTTCGTCGCATGCGTGAATGTGAAGGCCAGCGGATCCAGCTTGACGGCCGTCCTGGGTCCGTTCACCTCCACCGTACCCCGCACGTCGACGTCGTACGTCATGACGTGCGGGGGAAGCGGTTTGAGCCGAAGTTTGCGGGACCGAATACCGATCCGTAAAGAGATAGGGGAACCGCCCCCCTGACTCGATGCCCGCACCTCGGCCGTGAGGATACCGCCGGCTATCACTGTGCGTTTCGATGTGTCGAGCCGGCCCATCCGGACGAGGAACGCCGTGAGATCCCCCGAGCGGAACCGCGTGCGGAGATCCATCGCCCCCTCGGCCAAGTCGGCCGTGCCGCTGACACGCGCCTCGGCCAGCGCAGCCGCGCCGTCCAGCGCGCGTATATTCAACATATTCAGCTCAATGAGAGACGGGTTCTTCACAACAGCCTCGATTCGGGTACGCAACGTCAGGGGCTTGCTGATCCGCGCAACATCGGCATCGACGGTCACACGTTCGAGATCAAGATTTCCACCGATGGCCAGAGGCTCCGTGTCTCCCCACCAGCGGATCGTCAGCTGCGCATCGACGAATCCGCTCGTGATCCGATCCAGGACCGCGAGCTTCAGGAATTCGAGACGCGCTCTGAGCTGCTCGATGTCCAATTGATGGATGTCGATCCCCAGAGTGGCCAATGGGCCGTCCTCCCGCGCGGCTGCGCGGCTTCGCTCCGTTCGACCCAAGGCCAGATGCATCGGATGATCCAAGACCGCCGTCAGGATCGGACGAGATTGTTGAACCGCTTGCAGCACGGCCCTCTCGACCTTGAGCACGCGGGCCGTTCGATCGACCAGCCCCGCTTGCCTGAGCACTAGCTCCACCGGAAGAGTCGGGCGAGGTTTCTTCGGGAGGTTGAAACTGATCTGACGACCCCGAAGATCGATTTCCCAGTTGAGCGACGCACCGGTCATCGAAGCCTGTGCGGTTCCGTTGAAATGGCCATGGTGGAAACCGGCCTTTGTCCACCGAGTCAGCAGGGGGTTGAGCGCGCTCGCGTGCAGATCGTTCAGCACGAGCGAGCCGTGCAGGTCGAGATCCGCGGCCGGAGCGGCCAGATTGATCGTCCCGGCACATTCCAACGTCCCCTTGGAGCGTTCGCCGGAGACCGACGCCGTCGTCACGAACGAAGAAATTCTGAGTCGGGTGAAATTCGTCAACGTCCCGCTGGCGACATGCTCGAACGTCACCGGCGGTCCCGGCTCGGATCCTTCGACGTCCATGACGAGATCCGAGACTCTCAACCGGACGGACAGATCCACCGCGTTCCCGCTGCTCCGCCCGGACACCGTCATGACCCCTCCCACTCGTCCCGCTTGCAGATCGTCCAATCCGTTCCAACGGAACGCATCGAACCAACGGCGTAGGTCGGCGACACTCAGATCGTTGACTGTGATCGCCCAATCGGCCTGAGCGGGTTTCAGCGGTTCCGGATCTTCCCGTTCGGCAGGGCCGGCGCCGAGTTTAAACGCCAGCGTCCGCTTCAGTTCTCCCGTCAGCCAGAGCTTGCGCTGGTCCGCCACGTGCATATCGAATATCTCCAACGTCAGATCGCGGGAATCACTGTCGAACGTCGCGGTCTGGGCAAGGTCGATATCCAACGGAGGCGTGACGGTCCGGTCGACCAGAACCTGCAATTGCTCTCCGGCGAGGACCGAGCGAACCGCATAGCGTGATCCAACGGCATGGACATCGATATATCCGCCGACGTGCGAGGCGCGAAGGCGAAAGGCCTGTTGCTCGTCCATCAGCAGATTGAGAGCCTGCTCCGTCACCTCGTGAATCCTCACTCCAAGATCCGTTTCCGTTCCTTCCGGCGATCCGATCCTCCGCAGCGTCACGGCCGCATCAAGCAGGCGACGCTCTCCCAGGCGGGCGGTGACGACCGCCTCGGCCTGCAGGGCCGCGGCCACGAGGTCGTAGTTGCCGGTGATTCGCTGATCGAACGAGAGGATGCCCGACAGCATTCCGTTCGCGTTCAGGGGCGACTCTCGAACAATCACTTCATTCGCCGTGTCCCATTCGATTCGCCTCCCGCTCTGGTCCTGTCCAACTGAACCGGTCACGGCCATTCGCCCTGCCCAGCGATTCCCGCTCGCCTGTTGCCGAACCATGATGTCTCCTTGCCCATCGACGGCGCCGCTTCGCCCCAATCCGATGTCCTCCACCGTCATCTGCACCTCCGTGACGGCGACATCCGTCTGGTCCGTCTTGACGAAGAGAGCGCCCTCGTCCATGTGACCGCGGCGAACGGCCCAGGGCAACGGAATCTTCGCGGTGGAGACGTCTGCGACTGTTCCGCTTTCATTCGGGGAAACGACGATGCCGATTTCCGCATGCTCGATCCTGACGTCGTCGATGAACAGCAGTCGCTCGCGGAGCGACCGCACGGCGGACAAACTGAGACGAAGCCGGCCGACGGTGACAGTCAGGCCTCTGTCAGGCCGCCGGTACGAAAGACCCGTGATGTCGACCGCAACGGGAAGCGTCAACGATCCGTTCTCCGCGCGAAGTTCGCCTGGGAGCAGGCTGTCCGCGAGAGGGACGATCACGTGCCTGAAGGCATGCGCTGTCTGAAGGTACAGCACGAAGAGGATCAGACCCAGGCCCGATCCTAACAGGACATAGCCGA belongs to Nitrospira sp. and includes:
- a CDS encoding DUF1254 domain-containing protein, whose protein sequence is MTSRDSVESCRIRFGRNAMKHVGLAMAVVLLTASGAWAKSASPAPAKMVPVTVDTFIRAETDLYFSNIVKDKGFGRFTHNRQLTPIGKQLVVRSNRDTLYSAAVFDLDAGPVTIVLPEAGTRFMSMQVITEDHLSPLVVYKPGNYTLTREEMGTRYVLAMVRILVDPSDTADLEEVHALQDAIKVEQAGAGKFDVPRWDPVGQKKIRDALIVLGATVPDSKHMFGTKEQVTPLRHLIGSAVAWGGNPETEAAYINVTPTRNDGTAVYRLTVREVPVDGFWSIAVYNAKGYMEANKYEAYSLNSITAKKRLDGSVAVQFGGCNGKIANCLPIMKGWNYIVRLYRPHPEILNGAWVFPEAEPTK
- a CDS encoding arylsulfatase; translation: MTTSTVSYFVLRVGFAFVLVWSLAMSDIASAQPQAKPNILVIWGDDIGQFNVSAYNRGMMGYRTTNIDRLAREGALFTDWYGQQSCTAGRAAFITGQSPIRTGLTKVGLPGAPEGMKKEDPTIATLLRAQGYMTGQFGKNHLGDRDDMLPTMHGFDEFFGNLYHLNAEEEPENSDYPKNPEFKKRFGPRGVIHSFADGRVTDTGPLTRKRMETIDEEVNAKALDFMERAKKANKPFFLWWNSTRMHIFTHLKKESDGKTGLGIYADGMVEHDGHVGLLLDKLKELGLEEHTIVMYSTDNGAETFTWPDGGTTMFRGEKNTQWEGGFRVPTVIRWPGVIKPGTVINEICAHEDMLTTLVAAAGDTTAKEDLLKGRKIGDRTYKVHLDGYDLAPALKGQVAWPRKEFIYWTDDGSVAALRYENWKITFLRQDAEGLKVWQEPFTPVRAPLLTNLRMDPFERAEHENAMGYQRWYLDRMFVMAPAGAYVGQWLQSFREFPPRQKPGSFNLDRVMEAVSKPQGSGN
- a CDS encoding universal stress protein; the encoded protein is MPAADSNDVAILQQVFHPSDFTPASETAFAHALKAALVAQADLTILHVSTKEKSDWTEFPGVRATLERWGLLPNNSSTSDVAKLGIGVKKIQARHDDPVESVTAYLKSHNADLIVLATDQSKEQIQWLSKSVAEPIARKSRLMTLFIPKGLKGFISLADGSISLSSILIPVATVPPPQPAIQAAARLARRLNVPSGTFNLLHVGDKTSMPAVNLPELPGWTSNVLTKQGDVIDVIVGTAEEIKADLIVMTTDGRNGFLDALRGSHSERILRRTPCPLLAIPAGGFISSVM